In Primulina huaijiensis isolate GDHJ02 unplaced genomic scaffold, ASM1229523v2 scaffold40277, whole genome shotgun sequence, one genomic interval encodes:
- the LOC140969233 gene encoding splicing factor U2af small subunit B-like produces MAEHLASIFGTEKDRVNCPFYFKIGACRHGDRCSRLHTKPSISPTLLLSNMYQRPDMITPGVDAQGQLIDPEKMQEHFEDFYEDLFEELNKHGEIESLNICDNLADHMVGNVYVQFREEEQAANALNSLTGRFYAGRPIIVDFSPVTDFREATCRQYEENICNRGGYCNFMHLKRIGRELRRRLFGRSRRRRSRSRSRSPYRHRSHEERSHGGRSDSRRDDDRDYFESHSRRHRSTSPSHRSGRNRIPDRRRDHSPIREGSEERRAKIQLWNREREEAERANKANDGIADDRKANNHHGNEKIGAY; encoded by the exons ATGGCGGAACACTTGGCGTCTATATTTGGGACGGAGAAGGACAGGGTGAACTGCCCTTTTTACTTCAAAATCGGAGCTTGCAGGCACGGAGACCGTTGCTCGCGTCTACACACGAAACCCAGCATAAGCCCCACGCTGTTGCTCTCCAACATGTACCAGCGTCCCGATATGATTACCCCTGGAGTTGATGCTCAGGGTCAACTCATCGACCCTGAAAAGATGCAAGAACATTTCGAG GATTTCTATGAAGACCTTTTTGAGGAACTGAACAAGCATGGAGAAATTGAAAGCCTGAACATTTGTGACAATCTGGCTGACCATATG GTTGGCAATGTTTATGTCCAGTTTAGAGAGGAAGAGCAAGCTGCAAATGCTTTGAACAGTCTGACAGGAAGATTTTATGCTG GACGGCCCATAATTGTCGATTTCTCTCCAGTGACTGATTTTCGTGAGGCAACATGTAGGCAGTATGAGGAAAATATCTGCAACCGTGGTGGTTACTGTAATTTTATGCATCTGAAGAGGATAGGCAG GGAGTTGAGACGTCGATTGTTTGGGAGATCTCGGAGAAGGCGTAGCCGGAGCCGCAGCAGAAGCCCCTACAGGCACCGTAGCCATGAAGAGCGCTCTCATGGAGGTCGCAGTGACAGTAGAAGGGATGATGATCGAGATTACTTTGAAAGTCATAGCAGGAGGCACAGAAGCACTAGTCCCAGCCATAGGAGTGGTAGAAACAGGATCCCAGATCGCAGGAGGGATCACAGTCCTATTAGGGAAGGAAGTGAAGAGAGGCGAGCTAAAATACAGCTGTGGAACAGGGAAAGAGAAGAAGCAGAACGTGCCAACAAGGCTAATGATGGAATTGCTGATGATCGAAAAGCCAACAACCACCATGGCAATGAAAAAATTGGAGCTTATTAA